A single window of Coffea eugenioides isolate CCC68of chromosome 7, Ceug_1.0, whole genome shotgun sequence DNA harbors:
- the LOC113776765 gene encoding zinc finger BED domain-containing protein RICESLEEPER 1-like, producing the protein MEVGNEAVDQELEVESKADEMSEKELDLDNLERLKEDFSLRKMLSIGGKIFLVRCCTHILNLLVQDGLNQIVDVIDVVREGIKYMKNSESCLNDFAKIKKQLQLPSKKLILDCPTRWNNTYLMLASALEFRDVFPRYRYIDPGFHYVPSEYEWMKVEEVCKFFGIFYEITNVISVTDYPTANLFLVDLYRIKELLNKKTLNFSDHIRFMAESMAQKCDKCWDESNVLMSLGAILDPRYKMVFVNHTFPVIYGKDAIPRYIDEIRCILYDLYNEYVDAHISSHSEEPQREAGKRKHAEITSKPTQGVAKKLGVNVVIGKEKFQMIVSEIDKAPPEKSYLDVYLEESMYVCDANANLDVLGWWKGERWRFPIFQLQSWRPNLLSVLVVE; encoded by the exons ATggaggttggaaatgaagctgTAGATCAAGAACTTGAGGTGGAGTCTAAAGCTGATGAGATGAGCGAAAAAGAGCTGGACTTAGATAACTTAGA GAGACTTAAAGAGGATTTCTCTCTAAGAAAAATGTTGAGTATTGGAGGAAAAATTTTTCTTGTTAGGTGTTGTACCCATATACTTAATTTGCTTGTTCAAGATGGGCTTAATCAAATtgttgatgtgattgatgttgtTCGAGAGGGgattaaatatatgaaaaattCAGAGTCTTGTCTCAATGACtttgccaaaataaaaaaacagcTTCAATTGCCTtctaaaaaactcattttggacTGCCCAACTAGGTGGAACAACACTTATTTGATGTTGGCTTCAGCTCTAGAGTTTAGGGATGTATTTCCCAGGTATAGGTACATTGATCCTGGGTTTCATTATGTCCCAAGTGAGTACGAGTGGATGAAAGTTGAAGAAGTATGtaaattttttggtattttttatGAGATCACCAATGTTATTTCTGTAACCGATTACCCAACAGCTAACCTTTTTCTTGTAGACTTGTATAGGATTAAAGAgctattaaataaaaaaactctcaatttttctGATCATATTAGGTTTATGGCTGAGAGTATGGCACAAAAATGTGACAAGTGTTGGGATGAAAGCAATGTCTTGATGTCTTTGGGTGCTATTCTTGATCCGAGGTACAAAATGGTCTTTGTTAATCATACATTCCCAGTTATTTATGGAAAGGATGCAATCCCTAGGTACATTGATGAGATTAGATGCATTCTTTATGACCTCTATAATGAATATGTGGATGCTCACATCTCATCTCATAGTGAGGAACCACAAAGGGAAGCTGGAAAACGAAAACATGCAGAAATTACAAGTAAACCTACCCAAGGGGTTGCTAAAAAGCTTGGAGTTAATGTTgtaattggaaaagaaaaatttcagatGATTGTTAGTGAAATTGACAAGGCTCCCCCTGAAAAATCATATTTAGATGTTTATTTGGAAGAGAGCATGTATGTTTGTGATGCAAATGCAAATCTTGATGTCTTGGGTTGGTGGAAAGGGGAAAGGTGGAGGTTTCCTATATTCCAGTTACAATCGTGGCGTCCGAATCTACTTTCAGTGTTGGTGGTAGAATAA
- the LOC113778796 gene encoding rRNA-processing protein FCF1 homolog, which translates to MGKAKKAPKFAVMKKMVTSKAIKQHKEEVLNPNKKDLTKEKLPRNVPNVSSALFFKHNTALGPPYRILVDTNFINFSIQNKLDLEKGMMDCLYAKCTPCITDCVMAELEKLGQKYRVALRIAKDPRFERLPCTHKGTYADDCIVERVNQVPGVPIMYITQHKYSIERLPEATIGGAPRF; encoded by the exons ATGGGGAAAGCTAAGAAGGCACCGAAATTCGCCGTGATGAAGAAAATGGTCACCTCCAAAGCCATTAAACA GCATAAAGAGGAGGTTTTGAACCCTAACAAGAAAGATTTGACTAAGGAGAAGCTTCCCAGAAACGT ACCAAATGTTTCATCTGCACTTTTCTTCAAGCACAATACTGCATTGGGTCCGCCGTACAGGATATTGGTCGATACTAATTTTATCAATTTCTCTATTCAAAATAAA TTGGATTTGGAGAAAGGAATGATGGATTGCTTGTATGCAAAAT GCACTCCTTGTATCACTGACTGTGTAATGGCTGAGCTTGAGAAGCTGGGTCAAAAATATCGTGTTGCTTTAAG AATCGCAAAGGATCCTCGATTTGAAAGGCTTCCCTGTACGCATAAAGGAACATATGCTGATGATTGCATAGTAGAAAGGGTCAATCAG GTCCCTGGTGTACCAATAATGTACATTACTCAGCACAAGTACTCCATCGAACGGTTACCTGAAGCTACAATTGGTGGAG CTCCAAGATTTTGA